In Rhinolophus sinicus isolate RSC01 chromosome X, ASM3656204v1, whole genome shotgun sequence, a single genomic region encodes these proteins:
- the LOC109438757 gene encoding histone H2B type W-T encodes MAEPVSEATSEEFLGKKSTEVPGLENPKQKQPRRRRRRRRRCADSFATYFPRVLKCVHQGLSLSQETVSVMDSFVKDIFERIADEASRLVRNTRRTTLTSDEIQTAVRLLLPGELGKHALFEATKAMILHISCK; translated from the coding sequence ATGGCTGAGCCTGTCTCTGAAGCTACTTCTGAGGAATTCCTGGGCAAGAAGTCCACGGAAGTGCCGGGGCTGGAGAACCCAAAGCAGAAGCAGCCcaggcgccgccgccgccgccgccgccgctgtgCCGACAGTTTCGCCACCTACTTCCCCAGGGTTCTGAAGTGCGTTCACCAGGGCCTGAGCCTGTCACAGGAGACCGTGAGCGTCATGGATTCGTTCGTGAAGGACATCTTCGAGCGAATCGCTGACGAGGCCTCGCGCCTGGTCCGCAACACCCGGCGCACCACGCTCACCTCAGATGAGATCCAGACAGCCGTGCGCCTGCTCCTGCCTGGGGAGCTTGGCAAGCACGCCCTGTTCGAGGCCACCAAGGCCATGATCCTGCACATTAGCTGCAAATGA
- the TMSB15C gene encoding thymosin beta-15C yields the protein MSDKPDLSEVEKFDRSKLKKTNTEEKNTLPSKETIQQEKECVQTS from the exons ATGAGTGATAAGCCAGACTTGTCCGAAGTGGAGAAATTTGACAGGtcaaaactgaagaaaactaacacagaagaaaaaaatactctcCCCTCAAAGGAAA CTATCCAGCAGGAAAAAGAGTGTGTTCAAACATCGTAA